The nucleotide window GAAACGATCTGAAGGACATCCAGTCGGGAGAACGCGCGCCGCATCCCGACTATCAGGCTGAGACGATCGAAGCGCTGGCGAACCTGCCGCAGCCGGTGATCAGCGCGGTGAGCGGGCATTGCTACACGGGTGGGCTCGAACTGGCACTGGCCGGTGATCTGATCATCGCTTCGGAATCCGCCAAACTCGCCGACACCCACGGCAAGTGGGGACTGACACCGAAGTGGGGCATGAGTCAGCGCCTGCCGCGGCTGGTCGGTTCCGCGAAGGCGAAGGAGTTGATGCTCACCAGTCGCACGCTGAGCGGACGCGAGGCGGAGGCGATCGGGCTGGTGAATGCCTGTGTGTCCGACGCGGATTTCGACGCCGAAGTCGAAAGCCTGGCGCGCCGCATTCTCGCGAATTCCTGGCACAGCAATCGCGCGAACAAACATCTGGTCGATGCGAGCGACGGTATGACCCTGGAAGAAGGCCTGCGTTTCGAAATCGCCAAGAGCCCTGGAATGGGACCCGACTCGCGAGAGCGCATGGCCAGATTCGGGCGGAAGTCCTGATTTTCCCTCGCCGACCGTATATCCTCCGGGCATGACGAAAAAATCAGCAGCTCCCCGCCTCACACTCGGTCACAGCACGATTGCCGCTCGCGATATCGAGAGCCTGGCCGC belongs to bacterium and includes:
- a CDS encoding enoyl-CoA hydratase/isomerase family protein, with the translated sequence MSDLVLRNDDDGLCTLTLNRPDKLNALTVAVFKQLRAHVDALAEQVDSIGCVVLRGSARAFSAGNDLKDIQSGERAPHPDYQAETIEALANLPQPVISAVSGHCYTGGLELALAGDLIIASESAKLADTHGKWGLTPKWGMSQRLPRLVGSAKAKELMLTSRTLSGREAEAIGLVNACVSDADFDAEVESLARRILANSWHSNRANKHLVDASDGMTLEEGLRFEIAKSPGMGPDSRERMARFGRKS